One genomic region from Sphingobacterium sp. UGAL515B_05 encodes:
- a CDS encoding transposase, translating into MDNYPVSAQLVGLFFQVDGKQLQDQYKNHLSDFHDWSQKPHAERWTLFPGNISERLSIDETSFSNGELYTIVSSKSAKGGKGTILATIKGTKAEDIITVLELIPLRSRNKVKEVTMDMAPNMAKAIRRCFRNARRVVDRFHVQKLAYDAVQELRIKYRWEVLDAESKKIMESRKGGIPYEPELLPNGDTLKQLLARSRHLLFKHPSRWSENQKHRAELLFMRFPKLKLAYDLGIALGDIQ; encoded by the coding sequence TTGGATAACTATCCTGTCAGTGCCCAATTGGTAGGGTTATTCTTCCAGGTGGACGGCAAGCAACTTCAGGATCAATACAAGAACCATCTCAGTGACTTCCATGACTGGAGCCAAAAGCCACATGCAGAGCGATGGACTCTTTTCCCCGGGAACATCTCTGAACGCTTGAGCATCGATGAGACCAGTTTTAGCAACGGTGAATTATATACCATTGTTAGCAGTAAATCGGCAAAAGGAGGTAAAGGGACGATCCTAGCGACTATCAAGGGCACCAAGGCCGAAGATATCATCACTGTTCTTGAGTTAATACCTTTACGGTCAAGGAATAAGGTAAAGGAGGTGACCATGGATATGGCGCCGAACATGGCCAAGGCAATCCGTAGATGTTTCAGGAATGCCAGGCGTGTGGTCGACCGGTTCCATGTCCAAAAGTTAGCTTACGATGCAGTGCAGGAACTTCGTATTAAGTATCGTTGGGAAGTATTGGATGCGGAAAGCAAGAAGATAATGGAATCGCGAAAGGGAGGAATCCCATATGAACCCGAGTTGTTGCCTAATGGAGACACGCTCAAACAGCTACTGGCTAGATCCAGACACCTCTTGTTCAAACACCCAAGCCGATGGTCCGAAAACCAGAAACACCGAGCTGAATTGTTGTTCATGCGGTTTCCCAAGCTAAAGCTCGCTTATGACCTTGGAATTGCCCTGGGTGATATTCAATAA